In the Pan paniscus chromosome 8, NHGRI_mPanPan1-v2.0_pri, whole genome shotgun sequence genome, one interval contains:
- the PLEKHA1 gene encoding pleckstrin homology domain-containing family A member 1 isoform X2, whose product MPYVDRQNRICGFLDIEENENSGKFLRRYFILDTREDSFVWYMDNPQNLPSGSSRVGAIKLTYISKVSDATKLRPKAEFCFVMNAGMRKYFLQANDQQDLVEWVNVLNKAIKITVPKQSDSQPNSDNLSRHGECGKKQVSYRTDIVGGVPIITPTQKEEVNECGESIDRNNLKRSQSHLPYFTPKPPQDSAVIKAGYCVKQGAVMKNWKRRYFQLDENTIGYFKSELEKEPLRVIPLKEVHKVQECKQSDIMMRDNLFEIVTTSRTFYVQADSPEEMHSWIKAVSGAIVAQRGPGRSASSMRQARRLSNPCIQRYTSRAGECSTSIPPVLQNPNTLSVLPTQPPPPHIPQPLAATLWSQPLPWRSEDFTSLLPRSSQGTSRSRLSLQENQLPK is encoded by the exons ATGCCTTATGTGGATCGTCAGAATCGCATTTGTGGTTTTCTAGacattgaagaaaatgaaaacagtggGAAATTTCTTCGAAGGTACTTCATACTGGATACCAGAGAAGATAGTTTCGTGTGGTACATGGATAATCCACAG AACCTACCTTCTGGATCATCACGTGTTGGAGCCATTAAGCTTACCTACATTTCAAAG gttaGCGATGCTACTAAGCTAAGGCCAAAGGCGGAGTTCTGTTTTG TTATGAATGCAGGAATGAGGAAGTACTTCCTACAAGCCAATGATCAGCAGGACCTAGTGGAATGGGTAAATGTGTTAAACAAagctataaaaattaca GTACCAAAGCAGTCAGACTCACAGCCTAATTCTGATAACCTAAGTCGCCATGGTGAATGTGGGAAAAAGCAAGTGTCTTACAGAACTGATATTGTTGGTGGCGTACCCATCATTACTCCCACTCAG aaagaagaagtaaatgaATGTGGTGAAAGTATTGACAGAAATAATCTGAAACGGTCACAAAGCCATCTTCCTTACTTTACTCCTAAACCACCTCAAGATAGTGCGGTTATCAAAGCTGGATATTGTGTAAAACAAGGAGCAGTG ATGAAAAACTGGAAGAGAAGATATTTTCAGTTGGATGAAAACACAATAGGCTACTTCAAATCCGAACTG gaaAAGGAACCTCTTCGCGTAATACCACTTAAAGAGGTTCATAAAGTCCAGGAATGTAAGCAAAG cgACATAATGATGAGGGACAACCTCTTTGAAATTGTAACAACGTCTCGAACTTTCTATGTGCAG gcTGATAGCCCTGAAGAGATGCACAGTTGGATTAAAGCAGTCTCTGGCGCCATTGTAGCACAGCGGGGTCCCGGCAGATCTGCATCTTCT ATGCGGCAGGCCAGAAGGCTGTCGAACCCTTGTATACAGAGGTATACATCAAGAGCTGGTGAATGCAGCAC GAGCATCCCCCCGGTCCTTCAGAATCCAAACACGCTTTCCGTCCTACCAACGCAGCCGCCGCCACCTCACATTCCACAGCCTCTCGCAGCAACTCTTTGGTCTCAACCTTTACCATGGAGAAGCGAGGATTTTACGAGTCTCTTGCCAAGGTCAAGCCAGGGAACTTCAAGGTCCAGACTGTCTCTCCAAGAGAACCAGCTTCCAAAGTGA
- the PLEKHA1 gene encoding pleckstrin homology domain-containing family A member 1 isoform X3, producing MPYVDRQNRICGFLDIEENENSGKFLRRYFILDTREDSFVWYMDNPQNLPSGSSRVGAIKLTYISKVSDATKLRPKAEFCFVMNAGMRKYFLQANDQQDLVEWVNVLNKAIKITVPKQSDSQPNSDNLSRHGECGKKQVSYRTDIVGGVPIITPTQKEEVNECGESIDRNNLKRSQSHLPYFTPKPPQDSAVIKAGYCVKQGAVMKNWKRRYFQLDENTIGYFKSELEKEPLRVIPLKEVHKVQECKQSDIMMRDNLFEIVTTSRTFYVQADSPEEMHSWIKAVSGAIVAQRGPGRSASSMRQARRLSNPCIQRSIPPVLQNPNTLSVLPTQPPPPHIPQPLAATLWSQPLPWRSEDFTSLLPRSSQGTSRSRLSLQENQLPK from the exons ATGCCTTATGTGGATCGTCAGAATCGCATTTGTGGTTTTCTAGacattgaagaaaatgaaaacagtggGAAATTTCTTCGAAGGTACTTCATACTGGATACCAGAGAAGATAGTTTCGTGTGGTACATGGATAATCCACAG AACCTACCTTCTGGATCATCACGTGTTGGAGCCATTAAGCTTACCTACATTTCAAAG gttaGCGATGCTACTAAGCTAAGGCCAAAGGCGGAGTTCTGTTTTG TTATGAATGCAGGAATGAGGAAGTACTTCCTACAAGCCAATGATCAGCAGGACCTAGTGGAATGGGTAAATGTGTTAAACAAagctataaaaattaca GTACCAAAGCAGTCAGACTCACAGCCTAATTCTGATAACCTAAGTCGCCATGGTGAATGTGGGAAAAAGCAAGTGTCTTACAGAACTGATATTGTTGGTGGCGTACCCATCATTACTCCCACTCAG aaagaagaagtaaatgaATGTGGTGAAAGTATTGACAGAAATAATCTGAAACGGTCACAAAGCCATCTTCCTTACTTTACTCCTAAACCACCTCAAGATAGTGCGGTTATCAAAGCTGGATATTGTGTAAAACAAGGAGCAGTG ATGAAAAACTGGAAGAGAAGATATTTTCAGTTGGATGAAAACACAATAGGCTACTTCAAATCCGAACTG gaaAAGGAACCTCTTCGCGTAATACCACTTAAAGAGGTTCATAAAGTCCAGGAATGTAAGCAAAG cgACATAATGATGAGGGACAACCTCTTTGAAATTGTAACAACGTCTCGAACTTTCTATGTGCAG gcTGATAGCCCTGAAGAGATGCACAGTTGGATTAAAGCAGTCTCTGGCGCCATTGTAGCACAGCGGGGTCCCGGCAGATCTGCATCTTCT ATGCGGCAGGCCAGAAGGCTGTCGAACCCTTGTATACAGAG GAGCATCCCCCCGGTCCTTCAGAATCCAAACACGCTTTCCGTCCTACCAACGCAGCCGCCGCCACCTCACATTCCACAGCCTCTCGCAGCAACTCTTTGGTCTCAACCTTTACCATGGAGAAGCGAGGATTTTACGAGTCTCTTGCCAAGGTCAAGCCAGGGAACTTCAAGGTCCAGACTGTCTCTCCAAGAGAACCAGCTTCCAAAGTGA
- the PLEKHA1 gene encoding pleckstrin homology domain-containing family A member 1 isoform X1 has product MPYVDRQNRICGFLDIEENENSGKFLRRYFILDTREDSFVWYMDNPQNLPSGSSRVGAIKLTYISKVSDATKLRPKAEFCFVMNAGMRKYFLQANDQQDLVEWVNVLNKAIKITVPKQSDSQPNSDNLSRHGECGKKQVSYRTDIVGGVPIITPTQKEEVNECGESIDRNNLKRSQSHLPYFTPKPPQDSAVIKAGYCVKQGAVMKNWKRRYFQLDENTIGYFKSELEKEPLRVIPLKEVHKVQECKQSDIMMRDNLFEIVTTSRTFYVQADSPEEMHSWIKAVSGAIVAQRGPGRSASSEHPPGPSESKHAFRPTNAAAATSHSTASRSNSLVSTFTMEKRGFYESLAKVKPGNFKVQTVSPREPASKVTEQALLRPQSKNGPQEKDCDLVDLDDASLPVSDV; this is encoded by the exons ATGCCTTATGTGGATCGTCAGAATCGCATTTGTGGTTTTCTAGacattgaagaaaatgaaaacagtggGAAATTTCTTCGAAGGTACTTCATACTGGATACCAGAGAAGATAGTTTCGTGTGGTACATGGATAATCCACAG AACCTACCTTCTGGATCATCACGTGTTGGAGCCATTAAGCTTACCTACATTTCAAAG gttaGCGATGCTACTAAGCTAAGGCCAAAGGCGGAGTTCTGTTTTG TTATGAATGCAGGAATGAGGAAGTACTTCCTACAAGCCAATGATCAGCAGGACCTAGTGGAATGGGTAAATGTGTTAAACAAagctataaaaattaca GTACCAAAGCAGTCAGACTCACAGCCTAATTCTGATAACCTAAGTCGCCATGGTGAATGTGGGAAAAAGCAAGTGTCTTACAGAACTGATATTGTTGGTGGCGTACCCATCATTACTCCCACTCAG aaagaagaagtaaatgaATGTGGTGAAAGTATTGACAGAAATAATCTGAAACGGTCACAAAGCCATCTTCCTTACTTTACTCCTAAACCACCTCAAGATAGTGCGGTTATCAAAGCTGGATATTGTGTAAAACAAGGAGCAGTG ATGAAAAACTGGAAGAGAAGATATTTTCAGTTGGATGAAAACACAATAGGCTACTTCAAATCCGAACTG gaaAAGGAACCTCTTCGCGTAATACCACTTAAAGAGGTTCATAAAGTCCAGGAATGTAAGCAAAG cgACATAATGATGAGGGACAACCTCTTTGAAATTGTAACAACGTCTCGAACTTTCTATGTGCAG gcTGATAGCCCTGAAGAGATGCACAGTTGGATTAAAGCAGTCTCTGGCGCCATTGTAGCACAGCGGGGTCCCGGCAGATCTGCATCTTCT GAGCATCCCCCCGGTCCTTCAGAATCCAAACACGCTTTCCGTCCTACCAACGCAGCCGCCGCCACCTCACATTCCACAGCCTCTCGCAGCAACTCTTTGGTCTCAACCTTTACCATGGAGAAGCGAGGATTTTACGAGTCTCTTGCCAAGGTCAAGCCAGGGAACTTCAAGGTCCAGACTGTCTCTCCAAGAGAACCAGCTTCCAAAGTGACTGAACAAGCTCTGTTAAGACCTCAAAGTAAAAATGGCCCTCAGGAAAAAGATTGTGACCTAGTAGACTTGGACGATGCGAGCCTTCCGGTCAGTGACGTGTGA
- the PLEKHA1 gene encoding pleckstrin homology domain-containing family A member 1 isoform X4, with protein MKTVGNFFEGTSYWIPEKIVSCGTWIIHRTYLLDHHVLEPLSLPTFQSDATKLRPKAEFCFVMNAGMRKYFLQANDQQDLVEWVNVLNKAIKITVPKQSDSQPNSDNLSRHGECGKKQVSYRTDIVGGVPIITPTQKEEVNECGESIDRNNLKRSQSHLPYFTPKPPQDSAVIKAGYCVKQGAVMKNWKRRYFQLDENTIGYFKSELEKEPLRVIPLKEVHKVQECKQSDIMMRDNLFEIVTTSRTFYVQADSPEEMHSWIKAVSGAIVAQRGPGRSASSEHPPGPSESKHAFRPTNAAAATSHSTASRSNSLVSTFTMEKRGFYESLAKVKPGNFKVQTVSPREPASKVTEQALLRPQSKNGPQEKDCDLVDLDDASLPVSDV; from the exons atgaaaacagtggGAAATTTCTTCGAAGGTACTTCATACTGGATACCAGAGAAGATAGTTTCGTGTGGTACATGGATAATCCACAG AACCTACCTTCTGGATCATCACGTGTTGGAGCCATTAAGCTTACCTACATTTCAAAG CGATGCTACTAAGCTAAGGCCAAAGGCGGAGTTCTGTTTTG TTATGAATGCAGGAATGAGGAAGTACTTCCTACAAGCCAATGATCAGCAGGACCTAGTGGAATGGGTAAATGTGTTAAACAAagctataaaaattaca GTACCAAAGCAGTCAGACTCACAGCCTAATTCTGATAACCTAAGTCGCCATGGTGAATGTGGGAAAAAGCAAGTGTCTTACAGAACTGATATTGTTGGTGGCGTACCCATCATTACTCCCACTCAG aaagaagaagtaaatgaATGTGGTGAAAGTATTGACAGAAATAATCTGAAACGGTCACAAAGCCATCTTCCTTACTTTACTCCTAAACCACCTCAAGATAGTGCGGTTATCAAAGCTGGATATTGTGTAAAACAAGGAGCAGTG ATGAAAAACTGGAAGAGAAGATATTTTCAGTTGGATGAAAACACAATAGGCTACTTCAAATCCGAACTG gaaAAGGAACCTCTTCGCGTAATACCACTTAAAGAGGTTCATAAAGTCCAGGAATGTAAGCAAAG cgACATAATGATGAGGGACAACCTCTTTGAAATTGTAACAACGTCTCGAACTTTCTATGTGCAG gcTGATAGCCCTGAAGAGATGCACAGTTGGATTAAAGCAGTCTCTGGCGCCATTGTAGCACAGCGGGGTCCCGGCAGATCTGCATCTTCT GAGCATCCCCCCGGTCCTTCAGAATCCAAACACGCTTTCCGTCCTACCAACGCAGCCGCCGCCACCTCACATTCCACAGCCTCTCGCAGCAACTCTTTGGTCTCAACCTTTACCATGGAGAAGCGAGGATTTTACGAGTCTCTTGCCAAGGTCAAGCCAGGGAACTTCAAGGTCCAGACTGTCTCTCCAAGAGAACCAGCTTCCAAAGTGACTGAACAAGCTCTGTTAAGACCTCAAAGTAAAAATGGCCCTCAGGAAAAAGATTGTGACCTAGTAGACTTGGACGATGCGAGCCTTCCGGTCAGTGACGTGTGA